In one window of Palaemon carinicauda isolate YSFRI2023 chromosome 2, ASM3689809v2, whole genome shotgun sequence DNA:
- the LOC137628228 gene encoding uncharacterized protein → METHRDKRTNIIGNINDNNGQKCRVIEIQNAHSSLRTTGNSSDISCQTLLESATGQDQLMTSKKGDLQILKKLKDCSILEKSREEESLEKKKEYLEKDCSFITNCNQSKAYLSQSPLKEKRQVKETIIPIRVEVWKDDHTTNSSESKIKTSNVSSGTKKVSFHDDDSIYLQRYTNGNTTPRRMGESISNCTESQHKTFTSETSNKKDIDQRTDTLQHCTLGHRNDLQDLTIKTQAECCDAKYNELLPNLSSITRSTHLNTIQYTEKEMQSEQESSALTGKQCFIPENVCKETEEKTNSNAKNLTTETSHQSPKMEIKHFPLDDTAQSSKSEPSVQLEVVQKGRFLEESTFLSMTQSVTSALEEILSKNSKLPVHGDLLTCYRRYQEDNAKECNVLTLTQAEQSSLKFIVDVFGLMEQSITVSIVNGKAIRINGQHSHMKETHQNTKDFSKTLFLQEGSSIESASASISSDGFLMITINKKSCPKSIANEPCNEDSKYKEKISAIRNVNILPQENQEQSSFGVMSAGSGNRWTSKASLDISEDQHKDVKRKTSAQAEMVHTATLPEGESDAYLSYSKHKPITVWKEESQAKRDEGSNEAVLDNKSEDDTYKCFTNSKDNQSCVQKNESQAIRDFVFIEAAVNEESEAYRNIWCPNSKDKLESVSNEESDANRDGGFIKAAIAEESETNTDTVITNSKDKLESAWKHELEAKEGPFTSVLENESAANRYKCFTNSKCDHSSLQKEEPKANRDVVFIEATIKEESEANTGIEFINSKDKFDSLSKEESEADRDATSTKAILDTESEANTDIVFTNSKDKVQSVWKDESEVSTYEGSIKPVLENELETNRHKCFINSEYNQFYVQNNELQDNRDVKFIETAIKEESEANTDIRFTNSKDKLKSVWKDESEANTDTGFTDFEYKHETVSKEESENSRDVGFNKAVIDEESETRGDVGSTKADRDEESEANTDIVTTNSKDKLESVCKEESEANRDVGFIKAVIDGESKAKTDIVITNSKEKLESVCKEESEVNRSVEFTEAALKEESDASTDLRLINSKDKFYSVCTEESDAGIDIAFNNNKNYSVRKEELLDCKISSVKENSIQIQKEISTNEQIKQGYLHPQPQNNDISPNVTIEEVSDDYDTNILEMSSTLLKKPINQQEMETTSTLTDQTNEFLSNNKCKSLAVVKKGFFDVDTFYKNARFHFHKREKDPIHKENFTSVNGDVNDKTIICLLEDQDEVETDISFQDDYTYMIILDVSSYLQNVIEVEVLNDDKVLVKCSSMNNDGELDHQKDFSKTFDIPTGLEIGSGVCGVSRDGIFAVAFNKKVSLDAQQVKSSGDICITDNSEKDQESYNVEEKVKLTWEGVSNPINFTGRNLTLSNQDEKINISSGIQALTDQIVTTTNGLTREQKSLSRDHNKFMEVSCSSDDAHQHYEMVGGRGGKESVKLTSFDSRNYETHDHLDRSTDSDANENAKMMKQKKNGMSFLENDILLGICESQSKLKPVLPAVENGTMQIPCTDNCISIQVEEKLLFSEDAFFDRARPHFAWPIRELMSKGEHFSSKNEAHTDDENHCPMAECNEGRISTFAQDEQYYMIILDVGIYTKKTNIDIKVLEEKEVIIEWASLTSEQDQHLKIFSKRFHLPCGIDVESGFSGISSDGILIITFPKMNQPSGVERSLSQEEILNGSTLIQTLTRDTNLTQSEGFIITSEGGRNCRSVSDVARWEESSEATGASTLESCYANVRLLPFTKRGLFFHDSFFHEVHTLFQTAMNKVLMSCTNDHNCKNASDIETYHCLRDQNPNFENQAFHAQEDHHSYKVVLDVANLSEESIVVYVVDKKQLVIEGQVEKTDTSSSSLQSFKRAFSLPQTTDFIEATATLSSDGVLFVDFSKRIGVQRD, encoded by the exons ATGGAAACTCATCGAGATAAAAGAACAAATATCATCGGCAACATTAATGATAACAATGGTCAGAAATGTAGGGTCATTGAGATACAAAATGCTCATTCATCACTAAGAACCACTGGAAACTCCTCAGACATTTCCTGCCAAACTTTATTGGAATCGGCAACAGGACAAGACCAATTAATGACTTCCAAAAAAGGAGATCTACAAATTCTAAAAAAATTGAAAGATTGTTCCATATTGGAGAAGAGCAGAGAAGAAGAATCTCTCGAAAAGAAGAAAGAATATCTTGAAAAGGACTGTTCCTTCATTACCAATTGCAACCAGTCAAAGGCTTATTTATCACAGAGTCCTTTAAAAGAAAAGAGACAGGTGAAGGAAACCATCATTCCCATCAGGGTGGAAGTATGGAAGGACGACCATACAACAAACTCctcagaaagtaaaataaaaacatcaaatgtTAGTTCTGGTACTAAGAAGGTTTCCTTCCATGATGACGATTCTATTTATCTACAAAGATATACTAATGGTAATACTACACCAAGAAGAATGGGTGAATCCATTAGTAATTGCACTGAATCACAGCACAAG ACATTTACATCTGAAACCTCCAATAAAAAAGACATTGATCAACGTACAGACACACTGCAACATTGCACTCTTGGCCACAGGAACGACTTACAGGATCTAACCATCAAGACACAAGCAGAATGTTGTGATGCCAAATACAATGAACTGCTTCCAAATCTTAGCAGCATAACTAGATCTACTCACTtaaacactatacaatatacagaaaaggaaATGCAGTCAGAACAGGAAAGTTCAGCGCTAACTGGTAAACAGTGTTTTATACCTGAGAATGTATGTAAAGAAACAGAAGAAAAGACTAATTCTAATGCTAAAAACCTAACTACTGAAACTTCACACCAATCGCCAAAGATGGAAATCAAACATTTTCCTCTTGATGATACGGCACAGTCATCAAAGTCAGAGCCATCTGTTCAGCTGGAGGTCGTGCAAAAGGGTCGGTTTCTGGAGGAATCCACTTTCCTTTCCATGACACAATCGGTTACTTCTGCCCTTGAAGAAATTCTTTCCAAAAATAGTAAGCTTCCAGTACATGGCGACTTATTAACATGTTACAGAAGATACCAGGAGGATAATGCTAAGGAATGTAATGTTCTCACCTTAACTCAAGCTGAACAATCAAGTTTGAAG TTTATTGTTGACGTCTTCGGCTTAATGGAACAGAGCATAACGGTTTCCATAGTGAATGGAAAGGCAATACGCATTAATGGCCAACACTCccatatgaaagaaacacatcaAAATACAAAGGACTTTTCAAAAACGTTATTTCTTCAAGAGGGATCTTCAATTGAATCTGCCTCCGCTTCAATCTCTTCTGATGGATTTCTTATGATCACCATCAATAAAAAA AGCTGTCCAAAAAGCATAGCGAATGAACCTTGCAATGAAGATtcaaagtataaagaaaaaattagtgCAATCCGAAATGTTAACATTCTACCTCAAGAAAATCAAGAACAATCTTCCTTTGGTGTGATGTCTGCAGGTTCTGGGAACAGATGGACTTCGAAGGCTTCTCTTGATATTTCAGAG GATCAACATAAAGATGTAAAAAGAAAGACATCGGCACAAGCAGAAATGGTCCATACTGCAACCCTACCGGAAGGAGAGAGTGATGCGTATTTATCATACTCAAAACATAAGCCTATTACAGTTTGGAAGGAAGAGTCCCAGGCAAAGAGAGATGAGGGGTCCAACGAAGCTGTCCTGGATAATAAATCAGAAGATGACACATATAAATGCTTCACCAATTCTAAAGATAATCAATCCTGTGTACAGAAGAACGAATCACAGGCTatcagagattttgtattcatagaAGCTGCTGTAAATGAAGAATCAGAGGCTTACAGAAATATTTGGTGCCCTAATTCTAAAGATAAGCTTGAATCTGTTTCAAATGAAGAATCAGATGCCAACAGAGATGGTGGGTTCATCAAAGCTGCCATAGCCGAAGAATCAGAAACTAACACAGATACTGTGATCACTAATTCTAAAGACAAGCTAGAATCTGCCTGGAAGCATGAGTTGGAAGCTAAAGAGGGGCCATTCACATCTGTCCTAGAGAATGAATCAGCAGCCAACAGATATAAATGCTTCACCAATTCTAAATGTGATCACTCCTCTCTACAAAAGGAGGAACCAAAGGCTAACAGAGATGTTGTATTCATCGAAGCTACCATAAAGGAAGAATCTGAGGCTAACACAGGTATAGAGTTCATCAATTCTAAAGATAAGTTTGATTCTCTCTCAAAGGAAGAGTCAGAGGCCGACAGAGATGCTACATCCACCAAAGCTATCTTAGACACAGAATCAGAGGCTAACACAGATATTGTGTTCACCAATTCTAAAGACAAGGTACAATCTGTCTGGAAGGATGAATCAGAGGTTAGTACATATGAGGGGTCCATCAAACCTGTCCTAGAGAATGAATTAGAGACCAACAGACATAAATGCTTCATTAATTCTGAATATAATCAATTCTATGTCCAGAACAATGAATTACAAGATAACAGAGATGTCAAGTTTATCGAAACTGCCATAAAGGAAGAATCAGAGGCTAACACAGATATAAGGTTCACCAATTCTAAAGATAAGCTAAAATCTGTCTGGAAGGATGAATCAGAGGCTAACACGGATACAGGGTTCACCGATTTTGAATATAAGCACGAAACTGTCTCAAAGGAGGAATCAGAGAACAGCAGAGATGTTGGGTTTAACAAAGCTGTCATAGACGAAGAATCAGAGACCAGAGGAGATGTTGGGTCCACCAAAGCTGACAGAGACGAAGAATCAGAGGCTAACACAGACATTGTGACCACCAATTCTAAAGACAAGTTAGAATCTGTCTGCAAGGAAGAATCAGAGGCCAACAGAGATGTTGGGTTCATCAAAGCTGTCATAGACGGAGAATCAAAGGCTAAAACAGACATTGTGATCACCAATTCTAAAGAAAAGTTAGAATCTGTCTGCAAGGAAGAATCAGAGGTCAACAGATCAGTGGAGTTCACCGAAGCTGCCCTAAAGGAAGAATCAGATGCTAGCACAGATCTAAGGTTAATCAATTCTAAAGATAAGTTCTATTCTGTCTGCACTGAAGAATCAGATGCTGGTATAGATATTGCATTCAACAACAATAAGAACTACTCTGTCCGGAAAGAAGAATTATTGGATTGTAAAATTTCATCAGTAAAAGAAAATTCGATCCAAATTCAAAAGGAAATTTCTACTAATGAGCAAATCAAACAGGGTTACCTCCATCCACAACCTCAAAACAATGATATTTCACCAAATGTAACAATAGAAGAAGTATCAGACGATTACGATACTAACATTTTAGAGATGTCATCGACTTTATTGAAGAAGCCGATAAATCAACAAGAGATGGAAACAACTTCTACTTTAACTGACCAAACCAATGAATTTCTTTCCAATAACAAATGCAAATCACTGGCAGTTGTTAAAAAGGGCTTTTTTGATGTTGATACTTTCTACAAAAATGCTCGCTTTCATTTCCATAAGAGGGAAAAAGATCCTATTCACAAAGAAAATTTTACATCCGTTAATGGTGATGTCAATGATAAAACTATCATATGCCTTCTAGAGGACCAAGATGAAGTTGAAACAGACATTTCTTTCCAGGACGACTATACATACATG ATAATCCTTGATGTCAGCTCATATCTGCAGAATGTAATAGAGGTTGAAGTCCTTAATGATGATAAAGTTTTAGTCAAATGTTCTTCAATGAACAATGACGGTGAACTTGACCATCAAAAAGACTTTTCCAAAACTTTCGACATACCTACTGGATTGGAGATAGGATCAGGTGTTTGCGGAGTTTCTAGGGACGGAATTTTTGCTGTTGCTTTCAATAAAAAG GTCTCCTTGGATGCTCAGCAAGTAAAGAGTTCAGGCGATATTTGCATTACTGACAACTCTGAGAAAGATCAGGAATCCTACAACGTTGAGGAAAAAGTAAAGCTCACTTGGGAGGGAGTCTCAAACCCTATTAATTTTACTGGCAGGAATCTCACCTTATCTAATCAGgatgaaaagataaatatttctAGTGGTATACAAGCATTGACAGACCAGATCGTTACTACAACAAATGGATTGACTAGAGAACAAAAATCTTTGTCAAGAGATCACAATAAGTTCATGGAAGTAAGCTGTTCTTCAGATGATGCTCATCAACATTATGAAATGGTTGGTGGACGAGGGGGAAAAGAAAGTGTAAAACTTACATCTTTTGATAGCAGAAATTATGAAACTCATGATCACCTTGATCGTAGCACTGACAGTGAtgcaaatgaaaatgcaaagatgaTGAAGCAGAAAAAGAACGGGATGTCGTTTTTAGAAAATGATATTTTACTTGGCATTTGCGAGAGTCAATCTAAACTCAAGCCAGTCCTCCCTGCAGTCGAAAATGGCACCATGCAAATTCCTTGCACCGACAACTGCATTTCAATACAAGTTGAAGAAAAGCTACTCTTCAGTGAGGACGCATTCTTTGACAGAGCTCGTCCTCACTTTGCATGGCCAATTAGGGAGTTGATGTCCAAAGGTGAACATTTTTCTTCTAAAAATGAGGCGCATACAGATGATGAGAATCATTGTCCAATGGCAGAGTGTAATGAAGGCAGAATATCAACTTTTGCACAAGATGAACAATACTACATG atcatcttagatgtCGGCATCTACACAAAGAAGACAAACATCGACATAAAAGTTTTGGAAGAAAAGGAAGTGATAATAGAATGGGCTTCCTTAACCAGTGAACAAGACCAACATTTGAAAATCTTTTCGAAAAGATTCCACTTACCCTGTGGTATTGATGTGGAATCAGGCTTCAGTGGAATCTCATCTGATGGCATTCTGATAATCACATTCCCTAAAATG AATCAGCCAAGTGGTGTTGAAAGGTCTTTGAGTCAGGAAGAAATCCTGAATGGCAGTACTCTTATCCAAACACTTACTAGGGACACAAACCTCACGCAGTCCGAAGGCTTCATCATTACATCAGAAGGAGGACGAAACTGCAGAAGTGTTTCGGATGTTGCAAGATGGGAAGAGTCAAGTGAAGCTACGGGTGCTTCTACCCTAGAAAGCTGTTATGCTAATGTCAGACTTCTTCCATTCactaaaaggggacttttcttccaCGATTCTTTCTTCCACGAGGTCCATACTCTTTTCCAGACAGCAATGAATAAGGTTCTAATGAGCTGTACTAACGACCATAATTGTAAGAATGCAAGTGACATCGAGACATACCACTGCTTAAGAGACCAGAATCCAAACTTCGAAAACCAGGCATTCCATGCTCAAGAAGATCACCACAGCTATAAG GTGGTGCTGGATGTAGCAAACCTCTCTGAAGAGTCAATTGTGGTTTATGTAGTCGATAAGAAACAACTTGTGATAGAAGGGCAGGTAGAGAAGACAGATACCTCTTCATCGTCACTTCAGTCCTTCAAGAGAGCCTTTTCTCTTCCACAAACGACTGACTTCATTGAAGCAACAGCTACTCTGTCTTCAGACGGAGTTCTATTTGTCGACTTTTCCAAGAGAATTGGTGTACAGAGAGACTAG